A genomic window from Brassica oleracea var. oleracea cultivar TO1000 chromosome C8, BOL, whole genome shotgun sequence includes:
- the LOC106309624 gene encoding uncharacterized protein LOC106309624, translated as MGKTSKWIRNFLTGKKERTKEKINQSECGFTSTTPGTPKEKRRWSFRRSSATAPPACASTLKDSSPLPQPPPPPPPQPFVLDSEDEQSKNVSAAEIAIDVEEFAAVKIQACFRSHLARKALRALKGLVKLQALVRGHLVRKQATATLRCMQALITLQAKAREQRIRMIGDSPTNTTNLRTSIHKTRIHNIYHENEENIKIVEMDTQSKFYSSAPSAITDMSPRAYSSHFEDCNSFNTAQSSPQCSRFREYYNGDSLSSYDYPLFPNYMANTQSSKAKARSQSAPKQRPPEIYEKQPSGRRRSSMEAPRNGVPRAVRMQRSSSQLGKESQSHHHHHPWMAIKLDRSNISLMESECGSTSTIMTNSNYGRHVNVSL; from the exons ATGGGGAAAACAAGCAAGTGGATTCGAAATTTCTTAACCGGAAAAAAAGAGAGAACAAAAGAAAAGATTAATCAGAGCGAGTGTGGATTCACTTCTACGACACCAGGAACTCCTAAAGAGAAACGTCGATGGAGTTTTAGACGTTCTTCTGCCACTGCACCACCAGCTTGTGCTTCTACCCTCAAAGATTCATCTCCACTGCCTCAGCCGCCACCTCCTCCACCGCCACAACCATTTGTGTTGGACAGCGAAGATGAGCAGAGCAAGAACGTTTCAGCCGCAGAGATTGCAATTGATGTTGAAGAATTTGCAGCAGTGAAGATTCAAGCTTGCTTTCGTTCTCATTTG GCGAGGAAAGCATTAAGAGCGTTAAAAGGGTTGGTGAAACTACAAGCACTTGTGAGAGGTCATTTAGTAAGGAAACAAGCAACGGCTACACTTAGATGTATGCAAGCATTGATTACACTTCAAGCCAAAGCTCGAGAACAGAGGATTCGTATGATCGGAGATTCACCAACAAACACCACAAATCTAAGAACATCGATTCATAAAACCCGGATCCATAACATTTACCAC GAGAATGAAGAAAACATCAAGATTGTGGAAATGGACACTCAGTCTAAATTTTACTCTTCAGCTCCTTCTGCTATAACAGATATGAGTCCTCGAGCGTATAGTAGCCATTTCGAGGACTGTAACTCGTTCAACACAGCACAAAGCAGTCCTCAGTGTTCCAGATTCAGAGAGTATTACAATGGAGATTCTTTGTCTTCTTACGATTACCCTCTCTTCCCAAATTACATGGCCAATACTCAGTCTTCTAAAGCCAAGGCTCGGTCTCAGAGTGCGCCTAAGCAGAGACCTCCTGAGATCTATGAGAAGCAGCCTAGCGGGAGGAGAAGATCTTCGATGGAAGCACCGAGGAACGGTGTCCCCAGAGCTGTAAGGATGCAGAGATCTTCATCTCAGTTAGGCAAAGAAAGTCAAAGTCATCATCATCATCATCCGTGGATGGCAATTAAGCTCGATAGATCTAACATTTCTCTTATGGAGAGTGAATGCGGATCTACCAGTACAATTATGACCAACAGCAACTACGGCAGACATGTTAATGTGAGTCTGTAA
- the LOC106308702 gene encoding uncharacterized protein LOC106308702, which yields MAMKPHGKSIVSSDYDEKVVFFKDLSLGHQESQLRFRLIHLWEAWNPLKKTLIGMEMLLIDEKGTLIQGFVSPGRIKKYLPDMKRGFVYKLNNFYGSRNKVVFRVADHTVTVSFSWNSELSVLRDCHIPFDEDSFRFHSYEEFQANCDLKGDLYDVVGHMKLVNGQSIVEAPVLDEVEIAKARRVLIHIQSHDGPVMKLYLWDQAARDFCKKFKSYERTPTVLLVTAVNTKTLGGSSFCLQYWLGANPGIAEQVNAEIVTKRETMTIGEIFSYIKQETAKDAFFECTATIDDVVHGSSWYYIACSGCRSNVSKGPTSLICTNNKCEKVNVSGVAQYLSKISVYDNSDQAVFVLLGDAGRELTGKPASELVRSYFEANGNEGVNHEAPLPEALISTIGQKHKFCVKVTEHNFSGKTRSLTVTKILPLDTPPATESSEGNETTASEETFINHVGSAEGSKRSCDGTDLEEAKRLKRVD from the exons ATGGCGATGAAACCACATGGGAAGTCGATTGTCTCCTCCGATTATGACGAAAAAGTCGTGTTCTTCAAAGATCTCTCGCTGGGTCACCAAGAATCTCAGTTGCGGTTTCGGCTCATCCATTTATGGGAGGCTTGGAACCCACTGAAGAAGACGCTCATCGGCATGGAGATGCTACTCATCGACGAAAAG GGAACTCTTATTCAAGGATTCGTTTCCCCGGGGCGTATCAAAAAATATCTACCCGATATGAAGCGAGGATTTGTTTACAAACTCAACAACTTCTATGGATCCAGAAACAAAGTTGTGTTTCGTGTTGCTGATCATACTGTTACAGTGTCGTTCTCATGGAACTCGGAACTGTCGGTTCTTCGAGACTGTCACATCCCTTTCGATGAAGATAGTTTCCGGTTCCATTCGTATGAGGAGTTTCAAGCTAATTGTGATCTCAAAGGAGACCTCTACG ATGTTGTTGGCCACATGAAGTTGGTTAATGGTCAAAGTATTGTTGAGGCCCCAGTTCTTGACGAAGTGGAGATAGCAAAGGCGAGGCGTGTTCTGATTCATATCCAATCGCATGA TGGACCGGTCATGAAGCTATACCTTTGGGATCAGGCTGCAAGAGACTTCTGCAAGAAGTTTAAGTCGTACGAGCGCACACCCACTGTGTTACTGGTCACGGCCGTTAACACAAAGACTCTCGGAGGTTCTTCTTTTTGTCTTCAATATTG GTTGGGGGCTAACCCCGGTATTGCTGAGCAGGTTAATGCAGAGATAGTAACCAAACGTGAGACAATGACTATAGGGGAAATATTCTCCTACATCAAGCAGGAAACCGCAAAG GATGCCTTTTTTGAGTGCACGGCTACGATCGATGATGTCGTGCATGGTTCTTCTTGGTACTACATTGCATGCAGTGGGTGCCGTAGTAATGTTAGCAAAGGCCCAACTTCGTTGATTTGTACAAACAACAAGTGTGAGAAGGTTAACGTATCTGGTGTGGCACA GTACCTTTCAAAGATATCCGTGTATGACAACAGTGACCAAGCTGTTTTTGTGCTACTTGGGGATGCTGGTCGTGAGCTGACTGGGAAGCCCGCATCAGAGTTAGTTAGAAGCTATTTTGAG GCTAATGGGAACGAAGGAGTTAACCATGAGGCGCCTCTTCCTGAAGCTCTAATCAGCACCATTGGTCAGAAGCATAAATTTTGTGTCAAAGTGACAGAGCATAACTTCTCAGGCAAGACACGATCTCTTACCGTGACCAAGATTCTTCCTCTAGACACTCCACCAGCGACAGAGTCTTCGGAAGGTAACGAGACTACTGCATCGGAGGAAACGTTCATAAACCATGTGGGTTCTGCAGAGGGGAGTAAGAGAAGTTGTGACGGTACTGATCTAGAAGAAGCTAAACGCCTTAAGCGTGTGGACTAG